In the genome of Polaribacter sp. MED152, one region contains:
- a CDS encoding TolC family protein, translating to MKLNRYSTLIGLFILSFNGFTQEVLTKERALEITLENNFGIKIAKNNLAIAENNTSIYNSGKLPTATINSGANYSRNNQSLTFTDRDTGDDSEISGNGVVAKTYNASLALNYTIFDGFGRKYNVEQLKQTYNLTELQARETIENTYLQLFTTYFQIARLSENTDNLAEALTISKQRLQRAQYQYDYGQSTKLEFLNAQVDVNNDSIALIAAKQQLNNAKRGLNVILGKDTNAKFLVETEVEYNNMLSFEELKTKTLQNNSLLKQNEQNIAISEFNVKINKASYMPSLNFNASYGYNRTRNENLINPFGAKLITSDGLNAGLNLTWNIFDGGSTKTRVANAKIALDNQQILLEQQKVNIENNLKNTWENYKNQLFILSAQEQNVQSNQNNFDRTQERFKLGQITSVEFRQAQINLINAKTALNNAKFDAKLIELQLLQLSGDILNVKL from the coding sequence ATGAAATTGAATAGATACAGCACACTTATAGGTTTATTCATATTGAGTTTTAACGGATTTACTCAAGAAGTTTTAACCAAAGAAAGAGCATTAGAAATTACATTAGAAAATAATTTCGGAATTAAAATTGCGAAGAATAATTTAGCAATAGCAGAGAATAATACAAGTATTTACAATTCAGGAAAATTACCAACTGCTACCATAAATTCTGGTGCTAATTACAGTAGAAATAATCAAAGTTTAACCTTTACAGATAGAGATACAGGAGATGATTCTGAGATTTCAGGAAATGGAGTTGTTGCCAAAACTTACAACGCATCTTTAGCTTTAAACTATACCATTTTTGATGGTTTTGGTCGTAAGTACAATGTAGAGCAGTTAAAACAAACGTATAATTTAACTGAGCTACAAGCTAGAGAAACTATAGAAAATACTTATTTACAGTTGTTTACTACATATTTTCAAATAGCACGTTTATCAGAAAATACAGACAATTTAGCAGAAGCACTTACCATTTCTAAACAGCGTTTACAACGTGCACAGTATCAGTATGATTATGGACAATCTACCAAATTAGAATTTTTAAATGCACAAGTAGATGTAAATAATGATAGCATAGCATTAATTGCTGCCAAACAACAATTAAACAATGCCAAACGTGGTTTAAATGTAATTTTAGGTAAAGATACTAATGCTAAGTTTTTAGTAGAAACAGAAGTAGAATATAACAATATGCTAAGTTTTGAAGAGTTAAAAACAAAAACTTTGCAAAACAATTCTTTGCTAAAACAAAACGAACAGAATATTGCAATTAGTGAGTTTAATGTTAAAATTAATAAAGCTAGTTATATGCCATCTTTAAATTTTAATGCTTCTTATGGCTACAATAGAACTAGAAATGAAAATTTAATAAATCCTTTTGGAGCGAAGTTAATCACTTCAGATGGTTTAAATGCAGGTCTTAATTTAACCTGGAATATTTTTGATGGAGGCTCAACAAAAACTAGAGTAGCAAATGCTAAAATTGCCTTAGATAATCAACAAATTTTATTAGAACAGCAGAAAGTTAATATAGAGAACAACTTAAAAAATACGTGGGAGAACTATAAAAATCAGCTATTTATTTTGAGTGCACAAGAACAAAATGTACAGAGTAATCAAAATAATTTCGATAGAACTCAAGAGCGTTTCAAATTAGGTCAAATTACATCTGTTGAATTTAGGCAAGCTCAAATCAACTTAATTAATGCAAAAACGGCTTTAAATAATGCAAAGTTCGATGCAAAGTTGATAGAACTGCAGCTATTGCAATTAAGTGGAGATATTCTAAACGTGAAATTGTAG
- a CDS encoding Crp/Fnr family transcriptional regulator produces MSDFNSKLNSNFGYLFETELLEEIEKVGTYKTVSKNEIIIDIEDYINAMPLLLNGAIKILREDEKGDELVLYYLEKGDTCAITLSCCMGQTKSKIRAVAETDVSLIMLPKEKMTAWLSTYKSWQSFILQSYHNRVEELLQAVDTIAFLKMDERLFKYLKDKAMVNSNDELTTTHKQISDDLHTSRVVVSRLLKKLENDGKIKLFRNSIKVLEL; encoded by the coding sequence ATGTCTGATTTTAATTCAAAACTAAATTCCAATTTTGGCTATTTATTTGAAACCGAACTTTTAGAAGAAATCGAAAAAGTTGGTACCTATAAAACTGTATCTAAAAATGAGATTATTATAGATATAGAAGATTATATAAATGCAATGCCACTTCTGTTAAATGGTGCTATAAAAATTTTAAGAGAAGACGAAAAAGGAGATGAGTTGGTTTTGTATTACTTGGAAAAAGGAGATACATGTGCAATAACGTTATCTTGTTGTATGGGCCAAACCAAAAGTAAGATTAGAGCAGTTGCAGAAACTGATGTGTCTTTAATTATGTTACCAAAAGAAAAAATGACAGCTTGGCTTAGTACTTATAAAAGCTGGCAATCTTTTATACTACAAAGTTACCATAACAGGGTAGAAGAACTTTTACAAGCTGTAGATACTATTGCCTTTTTAAAAATGGATGAACGTTTGTTTAAGTATTTAAAAGACAAAGCTATGGTAAATAGTAATGATGAGTTAACAACAACCCATAAACAAATATCCGATGATTTACACACCTCTAGAGTTGTAGTTTCTCGTCTTTTAAAAAAGTTAGAGAATGATGGTAAAATAAAGCTTTTTAGAAACAGTATAAAAGTTTTAGAATTGTAA
- the trxA gene encoding thioredoxin: protein MSSFTEIINQKKPVLVDFFAVWCGPCKMMSPILKEVKAELNDEVSIIKIDVDKNQSLAAKFQVRGVPTFMLFKDGKQVWRQSAMLQKNDLISVIKQYS, encoded by the coding sequence ATGAGTAGTTTTACAGAAATAATAAATCAGAAGAAACCTGTTTTAGTCGATTTTTTTGCAGTATGGTGTGGTCCATGTAAAATGATGAGTCCAATTTTAAAAGAGGTAAAAGCAGAATTGAATGATGAAGTTTCAATAATTAAAATTGATGTTGATAAAAACCAAAGTTTAGCCGCAAAATTTCAAGTAAGAGGCGTACCAACATTTATGCTTTTTAAAGATGGAAAGCAAGTTTGGAGACAATCTGCAATGTTGCAAAAAAACGATTTAATTTCAGTGATTAAACAGTACAGTTAA
- a CDS encoding methyltransferase: MIFDEQFWDNKYITNKTGWDLGQVSPPLKAYFDQLTNKDLKILIPGGGNSHEAEYLLENGFTNVYVIDISKLALTNLKNRVPGFPSSNLIHQNFFELNQTFDLVIEQTFFCALNPNLREEYVSKMHSVLNDNGKLVGLLFDAKLNEDHPPFGGSKKEYTSLFRNLFTIEVLEECYNSIENRKGMELFCKFVK, translated from the coding sequence ATGATTTTTGACGAACAATTTTGGGATAATAAATACATAACGAATAAAACAGGATGGGATTTAGGGCAAGTGTCACCACCCTTAAAAGCCTATTTTGATCAACTCACAAACAAAGACTTAAAAATATTAATTCCAGGAGGAGGCAATTCTCATGAAGCAGAATATTTATTGGAAAATGGTTTTACCAATGTTTATGTAATTGATATTTCTAAGTTAGCTTTAACTAATTTAAAGAATAGAGTACCAGGTTTTCCATCATCGAATTTAATTCATCAAAACTTTTTCGAATTAAACCAAACATTTGATCTTGTTATAGAGCAAACCTTCTTTTGTGCTTTAAACCCCAATTTAAGAGAGGAATATGTTTCTAAGATGCATAGTGTTTTAAATGACAATGGCAAATTGGTAGGCTTACTTTTTGATGCGAAATTAAATGAAGATCATCCACCTTTTGGAGGTAGTAAAAAAGAGTATACATCTTTATTTCGAAACCTATTTACAATTGAAGTTTTGGAAGAATGTTATAATTCTATAGAAAATAGAAAAGGAATGGAGTTGTTCTGTAAGTTTGTAAAATAA
- a CDS encoding acyl-CoA dehydrogenase family protein → MKPDLFQAPDYYNIDDLLTEEHKLIRDSARDWVKRDVSPIIEDYAQKAEFPKQIINGLAEIGAFGPYIPEEFGGAGLDQISYGLIMQEIERGDSGVRSTASVQSSLVMYPIFTYGNDEQRKKYLPKLASGEWMGSFGLTEPNHGSNPGGMETNFKDKGDHYLLNGAKMWISNAPFCDVAVVWAKNEEGRIHGLIVERGMEGFSTPETHNKWSLRASATGELIFDNVQVPKENLLPNKSGLGAPLGCLDSARYGISWGAIGAAMDCYDTALRYAKEREQFGKPIGQFQLQQKKLAEMITEITKAQLLAWRLGTLKNEGKATSAQISMAKRNNVEMALKVAREARQMLGGMGISGDYSIMRHMMNLESVVTYEGTHDIHLLITGLDITGLNGFK, encoded by the coding sequence ATGAAGCCAGATTTATTTCAAGCACCAGATTATTATAACATAGATGATTTACTTACAGAAGAGCATAAATTAATTCGTGACTCTGCAAGAGATTGGGTTAAACGTGATGTATCACCAATTATTGAAGATTATGCTCAAAAGGCTGAATTTCCAAAACAAATAATTAATGGTTTAGCAGAAATAGGTGCTTTTGGTCCTTACATACCAGAAGAATTTGGTGGTGCTGGTTTAGATCAAATTTCGTACGGATTAATCATGCAGGAAATTGAAAGAGGCGACTCTGGTGTAAGATCTACTGCTTCAGTACAATCTTCTTTAGTGATGTATCCTATATTTACCTATGGAAATGATGAACAACGAAAAAAATATTTACCAAAACTAGCTTCTGGTGAATGGATGGGTTCTTTCGGTTTAACCGAGCCAAATCATGGTTCTAATCCTGGTGGAATGGAAACCAATTTTAAAGACAAAGGAGATCATTATCTTTTAAATGGGGCTAAAATGTGGATTTCAAATGCACCTTTTTGCGATGTTGCTGTGGTTTGGGCTAAAAATGAAGAAGGCAGAATTCATGGTTTAATTGTAGAACGTGGCATGGAAGGATTCTCTACACCTGAAACACATAATAAATGGTCTTTACGTGCTTCTGCAACTGGAGAACTTATTTTTGATAATGTACAAGTTCCAAAAGAAAATTTATTACCAAATAAATCTGGATTAGGAGCGCCTTTAGGTTGTTTAGATTCAGCTAGATATGGAATTTCTTGGGGTGCCATTGGTGCAGCTATGGATTGTTATGACACTGCTTTACGTTATGCGAAAGAACGTGAGCAATTTGGCAAACCAATTGGTCAATTTCAACTACAACAAAAGAAACTTGCTGAAATGATTACAGAAATTACCAAAGCACAATTATTAGCTTGGCGATTGGGAACTTTGAAAAACGAAGGTAAAGCAACCTCAGCACAAATTTCTATGGCAAAGCGTAATAATGTAGAAATGGCTTTAAAAGTTGCAAGAGAAGCAAGGCAAATGTTGGGTGGAATGGGTATTTCTGGAGATTACTCTATAATGCGTCATATGATGAATTTAGAGAGTGTAGTTACCTATGAAGGTACACACGATATTCACTTACTAATTACAGGTTTAGACATTACAGGTTTAAATGGTTTTAAATAA
- the rnpA gene encoding ribonuclease P protein component: MKYTLGKQERLKSKKLIEKLYKEGSSVKAFPLRMVFLQTEHTSEYPAQMGVSVAKRNFKKAPDRNRLKRLMRESYRLQKEIVYNNADKPYVFMISYLGKEEKEYHEIYTKMNKLLHLFVSEIKNKKNDEHQS, encoded by the coding sequence ATGAAGTATACCCTTGGAAAACAAGAGAGATTAAAAAGTAAAAAACTCATAGAAAAGCTATATAAAGAAGGCAGTTCTGTAAAAGCATTTCCGTTAAGAATGGTTTTTTTACAAACAGAACATACTTCAGAGTATCCTGCACAAATGGGAGTTTCTGTAGCCAAAAGAAATTTTAAAAAAGCACCAGATAGAAATAGACTTAAAAGGTTAATGCGTGAAAGTTATCGTTTACAAAAAGAAATTGTTTACAATAATGCAGATAAGCCTTATGTTTTTATGATTTCGTATCTTGGTAAAGAAGAAAAAGAGTATCATGAAATCTATACTAAAATGAACAAATTGTTGCATTTGTTTGTAAGTGAGATAAAAAACAAAAAAAACGATGAACATCAATCATAA
- a CDS encoding S41 family peptidase: MNINHKKKIGIVVFVAVLFLSFSFKSKFFEVAKQIEIYNSLFKELNMYYVDEINPADLTDKVIKNTLKDLDPYTNFYNEQDVEDAKIRREGEYAGIGVSVYYTNQGIQIKEIYKGFSADKSGLKAGDIVVSVDGQSLKNMERDELSMFLKGTPNTKVNAKILRQGQILDKVLVREKVVVNPVPFYQMINEETGYITLTRFNNKASSEVKKAFIDLKAKGMKKLVFDLRSNPGGSLLEAINISNFFVPKGKTIVTTKAKIKKWSNNYKGSNDPLDLEIPIVILVNGSSASASEIVSGSLQDYDRAVIMGQRSFGKGLVQRQKELTYGTQLKLTISKYYTPSGRCIQELDYTNRDTKTGIVPKFSDRGINAFKTANGRTVYDGGGIMPDVEIKLSAKTEATDALIGSKALFNFATDYYYENTNIADPENYVFTKTDFKKFTNYLVSDTTFVTPQEKMFEKAYLATENNAIAKEYQNLKNSLVEQKLSAIKKNEDILTNLLQEEILLKYYFKEGVYQNRIKKDEVISQAVNLLNNQPKYNQILSGK, translated from the coding sequence ATGAACATCAATCATAAAAAGAAAATAGGCATTGTTGTATTTGTGGCAGTGCTTTTTTTATCATTTTCATTTAAATCTAAATTTTTTGAAGTAGCAAAACAGATTGAGATCTACAATTCTTTATTCAAGGAGTTAAATATGTATTATGTAGATGAAATTAATCCTGCAGATTTAACAGATAAAGTTATTAAAAACACCTTAAAAGATTTAGATCCTTACACTAATTTTTATAACGAACAAGATGTTGAAGATGCTAAAATTAGAAGAGAAGGTGAGTATGCAGGAATTGGTGTTTCTGTGTATTACACAAATCAAGGAATTCAAATTAAAGAAATTTACAAAGGGTTTTCTGCTGATAAATCTGGTTTAAAAGCAGGTGATATAGTTGTTTCTGTGGATGGCCAATCATTAAAAAATATGGAGAGAGACGAACTTTCTATGTTTTTAAAAGGTACACCAAACACAAAGGTGAATGCCAAAATTTTAAGGCAAGGTCAAATTCTAGATAAAGTTTTGGTGAGAGAAAAGGTTGTTGTAAACCCTGTGCCTTTCTATCAAATGATAAACGAAGAGACTGGATACATTACCTTAACTCGATTTAATAATAAAGCTTCCTCTGAAGTAAAAAAGGCTTTTATTGATTTGAAAGCCAAAGGAATGAAAAAATTGGTTTTTGATTTGCGTTCAAATCCTGGTGGATCGCTTTTAGAGGCTATAAATATTTCTAACTTTTTTGTACCAAAAGGCAAAACCATTGTAACAACAAAAGCAAAAATTAAAAAATGGAGTAATAATTATAAGGGTTCTAATGATCCTTTAGATTTAGAAATTCCGATTGTAATTTTAGTAAACGGAAGTTCTGCTTCAGCATCAGAAATTGTAAGCGGTTCTCTGCAAGATTATGACAGAGCAGTTATTATGGGTCAGCGTTCTTTTGGTAAAGGTTTAGTTCAACGTCAAAAAGAACTTACCTATGGTACACAATTAAAACTAACTATTTCTAAATATTACACCCCTAGTGGAAGGTGTATACAAGAATTAGATTACACCAATAGAGATACTAAAACAGGTATTGTACCTAAGTTTTCTGATAGAGGTATTAACGCTTTTAAAACGGCTAATGGAAGAACGGTTTATGATGGAGGAGGAATTATGCCAGATGTGGAAATTAAATTATCAGCTAAAACAGAGGCTACAGATGCATTAATAGGCTCTAAAGCATTGTTTAATTTTGCCACAGACTACTATTATGAAAACACAAATATTGCAGATCCAGAAAACTATGTTTTTACAAAAACTGATTTTAAAAAGTTTACGAATTATTTAGTTAGCGATACTACGTTTGTAACTCCACAAGAAAAAATGTTCGAAAAAGCATATTTAGCTACCGAAAACAATGCTATTGCTAAAGAATACCAAAACTTAAAAAACAGTTTAGTTGAACAAAAATTAAGTGCAATTAAGAAGAATGAAGATATACTTACAAATTTGTTGCAAGAAGAAATCTTGTTAAAATATTATTTTAAAGAAGGGGTTTATCAAAATAGAATTAAGAAGGATGAGGTTATTTCTCAGGCAGTTAATTTGCTTAATAATCAGCCAAAGTATAATCAAATATTATCAGGCAAATAA
- the rfbB gene encoding dTDP-glucose 4,6-dehydratase, whose translation MKSLLITGGAGFIGSNFIPYFLENNKDVKVVNLDLLTYAGNLENLKEIEDHDNYDFVEGDICDRKLVESLFNKHNFDGVIHFAAESHVDNSIENPDAFVRTNVFGTFNIIDVAKNFWMHSPFQFNEGFENSRFHHISTDEVYGTLGDSGLFTEKTPYSPNSPYSASKASSDFLVRSYFHTYGMNVITTNCSNNYGPKQHNEKLIPTIIRKALSNDKIPIYGDGKNIRDWLYVLDHCRGIDLVYKNGKFGDTYNIGGRNERDNLYIANKICEILDEVQPKNESYKNQISFVKDRPGHDFRYAIDADKIERELGWKAQENFESGIKKTIEWYLKKYQ comes from the coding sequence ATGAAATCACTTTTAATCACTGGTGGAGCAGGCTTTATTGGCTCTAATTTTATACCCTATTTTTTAGAAAATAATAAAGATGTAAAGGTTGTAAATTTAGACTTGTTAACTTACGCTGGTAATTTAGAGAATTTAAAGGAAATTGAAGATCACGATAATTATGATTTTGTAGAAGGTGATATTTGCGATAGAAAATTAGTAGAATCACTTTTTAATAAACATAATTTTGATGGAGTAATTCATTTTGCAGCAGAATCTCATGTAGATAATTCCATTGAAAACCCAGATGCATTTGTAAGAACCAATGTCTTTGGAACGTTTAATATAATTGATGTTGCAAAGAACTTTTGGATGCATTCTCCATTTCAATTTAATGAAGGTTTTGAAAATTCTAGGTTCCATCATATTTCTACAGACGAAGTTTATGGTACATTAGGAGATTCAGGCTTATTTACAGAAAAAACACCTTATTCACCCAATAGTCCTTATAGTGCTTCAAAAGCATCTTCAGATTTTTTGGTGAGAAGCTATTTTCATACGTATGGTATGAATGTAATTACAACAAATTGTTCTAATAATTATGGTCCTAAACAGCATAATGAAAAGTTAATACCCACCATTATTAGAAAAGCTTTATCGAATGATAAAATCCCCATTTATGGAGATGGAAAAAATATTAGAGATTGGTTATATGTTTTAGATCATTGTAGAGGCATTGATTTGGTGTATAAAAACGGTAAGTTCGGTGATACCTACAATATTGGGGGTAGAAATGAAAGAGACAACTTATATATTGCCAATAAAATTTGTGAGATTTTAGATGAAGTTCAACCTAAAAATGAATCTTATAAAAATCAAATTAGTTTTGTAAAAGACAGACCTGGTCATGATTTTAGATATGCTATAGATGCTGATAAAATAGAGCGTGAATTAGGCTGGAAAGCTCAAGAAAATTTTGAATCAGGAATCAAAAAAACTATTGAGTGGTATTTAAAAAAATATCAATAA
- the rfbA gene encoding glucose-1-phosphate thymidylyltransferase RfbA produces MKGIVLAGGSGTRLHPLTLAISKQLMPVYDKPMIYYPISTLISAGISQILIISTPKDLPLFKDLLGDGSKIGCQFEYAVQESPNGLAEAFIIGEKFIGDDAVALILGDNIFYGSGLAKLLKENTNPKGGIVYAYHVNDPERYGVVEFDDDNKAISIEEKPDHPKSNYAVPGIYFYDNKVVAIAKNIQPSKRGELEITEVNNVYLKKGKLSVEILDRGTAWLDTGTFNSLMQAGQFVQVIEERQGLKVGSIEEAAFRAGFISKKEMIAISEPLLKSGYSNNLYKI; encoded by the coding sequence ATGAAAGGAATAGTTTTAGCAGGAGGTTCAGGTACAAGATTGCATCCACTTACGTTAGCCATAAGCAAGCAATTAATGCCTGTTTATGACAAACCTATGATATATTACCCAATTTCTACCTTAATTTCTGCAGGTATCAGTCAAATATTAATTATATCTACACCAAAAGATCTTCCACTTTTTAAAGATCTTCTTGGAGATGGAAGTAAAATTGGATGTCAATTTGAGTACGCAGTTCAGGAAAGTCCAAATGGTTTAGCAGAGGCATTTATTATTGGAGAAAAATTTATTGGCGATGATGCTGTAGCTTTAATTTTAGGCGATAATATTTTCTATGGATCTGGTTTGGCAAAACTGCTCAAAGAAAACACGAATCCAAAAGGAGGAATTGTATATGCTTATCATGTAAACGATCCAGAAAGATATGGTGTTGTTGAATTTGATGATGATAACAAGGCTATTTCTATTGAAGAAAAGCCAGATCATCCGAAATCTAATTACGCAGTTCCTGGAATCTATTTTTATGATAACAAGGTTGTTGCAATTGCAAAAAATATACAACCAAGTAAAAGAGGTGAATTAGAAATTACAGAAGTAAATAATGTATATCTAAAAAAAGGAAAACTTTCTGTAGAAATCTTAGATAGAGGTACAGCATGGTTAGATACAGGAACTTTTAACTCTTTAATGCAAGCAGGTCAATTTGTTCAGGTTATAGAAGAGAGGCAAGGCTTAAAAGTGGGTTCAATCGAAGAAGCAGCTTTTAGAGCAGGTTTTATAAGTAAAAAAGAAATGATAGCGATCTCAGAACCCTTGCTAAAAAGTGGATATTCTAACAATTTGTATAAGATATAA
- the rfbC gene encoding dTDP-4-dehydrorhamnose 3,5-epimerase has translation MKVTETYLKGCFVIEPTVYKDERGTFVESFNQQEFEKAIGTTVNFVQDNESVSKKGVIRALHMQKEPYSQAKLVRVVKGRVLDVAVDCRKDSPTFGQHFSIELSRENGKQLFIPRNFLHGFSTLEDDTIFNYKCDNYYQRGSELGIIYNDATLGIDWKIGSEEIILSEKDAILGAF, from the coding sequence ATGAAAGTTACAGAAACATATTTAAAAGGTTGTTTTGTTATAGAACCAACAGTTTATAAAGATGAAAGAGGAACCTTTGTGGAAAGCTTTAACCAACAAGAGTTTGAAAAGGCTATAGGCACTACAGTTAATTTTGTTCAAGATAATGAGTCAGTTTCTAAAAAAGGTGTTATTCGTGCTTTACATATGCAGAAAGAGCCTTATTCTCAAGCAAAGTTAGTACGTGTAGTAAAAGGAAGGGTTTTAGATGTAGCCGTCGATTGTAGAAAAGACTCTCCAACTTTTGGTCAACATTTTTCCATTGAATTATCTAGAGAAAATGGGAAACAACTTTTTATTCCAAGAAATTTTCTACATGGTTTTTCAACATTAGAAGATGATACTATATTTAATTATAAATGTGATAATTATTATCAAAGAGGCTCTGAATTAGGTATTATTTATAACGATGCAACTTTGGGAATTGACTGGAAAATAGGAAGTGAGGAGATAATATTGTCAGAGAAAGATGCTATTTTAGGAGCATTTTAA
- a CDS encoding oligosaccharide flippase family protein produces the protein MKLIKKNFIYNNLYNLVNLLIPLIIFPYISRIFGPVGLGKISFTISLVSTFVIISSLGIPIYGIREISKVKNDKILLSKTFIEVFSIQLIWLIIIMLFYGIWISFTNTFQGDYILKIVSFFHLVGLVCIINWFYQGIENYRFVTIVNVGIKFLTIILVFLFVNNEDQYWLYYCILVGPIFLAFILSLINTKQHLIFSLKNLSLKKHVKSIGIIFATQVAIGVYTNLSIVFLKYFSNDEQVGFFTPALRLVKISTTVITALGIVLIPKITEFVKNNNITECNLIIVKSIKYTFLVSSPLVVLIYLNANEIILIFAGENFNQSIVLLKYLTPLIIFIGLSNIFGLQILIPFHKEKLYLYAVVLGSVFSIFLNYFLMTTLQSKGAVYAILITEFIIALCTGFYAIKTLSFRYPFKTILIYVFLSLLFIPITLFTGVYFKGWVLLIVNFGSCFLLYFFGLILFNERFFIDKIFYPVFKIQIK, from the coding sequence TTGAAGTTAATAAAGAAAAACTTTATTTATAATAATTTATATAACCTCGTAAATTTATTAATTCCATTAATTATTTTTCCTTATATCTCGAGGATTTTTGGTCCTGTAGGTTTGGGTAAAATAAGTTTTACAATTTCATTGGTAAGTACTTTTGTAATTATTAGTTCTCTAGGTATTCCAATTTATGGAATAAGAGAAATTTCAAAAGTTAAAAATGATAAGATATTATTATCCAAAACTTTTATCGAAGTTTTTAGCATTCAACTTATATGGCTAATAATTATCATGTTATTTTATGGCATTTGGATTAGTTTCACTAATACTTTTCAAGGAGACTATATTTTAAAAATAGTGTCTTTTTTTCATTTAGTAGGGTTAGTTTGTATTATTAATTGGTTTTATCAAGGAATAGAAAATTATAGATTTGTAACAATTGTTAATGTTGGAATTAAATTTTTAACAATAATTTTAGTTTTTCTTTTTGTTAATAATGAAGACCAATATTGGCTTTACTACTGTATTTTAGTAGGTCCAATTTTTTTAGCGTTTATATTAAGCCTTATAAACACCAAACAGCATCTAATTTTTTCTTTAAAAAATCTTTCTCTAAAAAAACACGTAAAATCAATTGGAATTATATTTGCTACACAAGTTGCAATAGGTGTATATACCAATTTAAGTATTGTTTTCTTAAAATACTTTTCTAATGATGAACAAGTGGGTTTTTTTACTCCAGCTTTAAGATTAGTTAAAATTTCTACGACTGTAATTACGGCTTTAGGCATTGTTTTAATACCTAAAATAACTGAGTTTGTTAAGAATAATAATATAACAGAATGTAATCTTATAATAGTAAAGTCTATTAAGTATACTTTTTTGGTGTCTAGCCCTTTAGTGGTTTTAATTTATTTAAATGCCAATGAGATAATATTAATCTTTGCAGGAGAGAATTTTAACCAATCTATTGTATTGTTAAAATATTTAACTCCACTTATAATTTTTATAGGGCTTAGCAATATTTTTGGGTTGCAAATTTTAATACCTTTTCACAAAGAAAAATTGTATTTGTATGCGGTTGTATTAGGTTCTGTATTTAGCATATTTTTAAACTATTTTTTAATGACAACTCTACAGTCAAAAGGGGCGGTTTATGCTATTTTAATAACAGAATTTATTATTGCACTTTGCACTGGCTTTTATGCTATTAAAACGTTGTCTTTTAGGTACCCTTTTAAAACAATTTTAATTTATGTCTTTCTGTCGTTATTATTTATACCTATTACATTATTTACAGGAGTTTATTTTAAAGGTTGGGTTTTATTAATTGTAAATTTCGGGAGCTGTTTTTTGCTTTACTTTTTTGGTTTAATTTTATTTAACGAACGGTTTTTTATCGATAAAATATTTTATCCAGTTTTTAAGATTCAAATAAAATGA